One genomic segment of Rhinopithecus roxellana isolate Shanxi Qingling chromosome 6, ASM756505v1, whole genome shotgun sequence includes these proteins:
- the LOC104675247 gene encoding LOW QUALITY PROTEIN: activator of basal transcription 1-like (The sequence of the model RefSeq protein was modified relative to this genomic sequence to represent the inferred CDS: substituted 1 base at 1 genomic stop codon) — MEAEESEKAATEHEPLEGTEXTLDAEEEQEESEKAACGGNKRVVPGIVYLGHIPPRFRPLHVRNLLGAYGEVGRVFFQAEDQFVRRKKKAAAAAGGKKRSYSKDYSEGWVEFRDKRIAKRVAASLHNTPMGARRRSPFRYDLWNLKYLHRFTWSHLSEHLAFERQVRRQRLRAEIAQAKRETDFYLQSVERGQRFLAADGDPARPDGSWTFAQRPTEQELRAWKAARPGGRERARLATAQDKARSNKGLLARIFGAPPPSESMEGPSLVRDS; from the coding sequence ATGGAGGCAGAGGAATCGGAGAAGGCCGCAACGGAGCACGAGCCGCTGGAAGGGACAGAATAGACACTAGACgcggaggaggagcaggaggaatcCGAAAAGGCGGCCTGTGGCGGCAATAAGCGGGTAGTGCCAGGTATTGTGTACCTGGGCCATATCCCGCCGCGCTTCCGTCCCCTGCACGTCCGTAACCTTCTCGGCGCCTATGGCGAGGTCGGACGCGTCTTCTTTCAGGCTGAGGACCAGTTTGTGAGACGCAAGAagaaagcagcagcagctgcgGGAGGAAAAAAGCGGTCCTACAGCAAGGACTACAGCGAGGGATGGGTGGAGTTCCGTGACAAGCGCATAGCCAAGCGCGTGGCGGCCAGTCTACACAACACGCCTATGGGTGCCCGCAGGCGCAGCCCCTTCCGTTATGATCTTTGGAACCTCAAGTACTTGCACCGTTTCACCTGGTCCCACCTCAGCGAGCACCTTGCCTTTGAGCGCCAGGTGCGCAGGCAGCGCCTGAGAGCGGAGATTGCTCAGGCCAAGCGTGAGACCGACTTCTATCTTCAAAGTGTGGAACGGGGACAACGCTTTCTTGCGGCCGATGGGGACCCTGCTCGCCCAGATGGCTCCTGGACATTTGCTCAACGTCCTACTGAGCAGGAACTGAGGGCCTGGAAAGCAGCACGGCCAGGGGGCCGTGAACGGGCTCGCCTGGCGACTGCCCAGGACAAGGCTCGCTCCAACAAAGGGCTCCTGGCCAGGATCTTTGGAGCCCCGCCACCCTCAGAGAGCATGGAGGGACCTTCCCTTGTCAGGGACTCCTGA